From Pseudomonas sp. CCI4.2, one genomic window encodes:
- the cybH gene encoding Ni/Fe-hydrogenase, b-type cytochrome subunit encodes MTLQTETPMGLPEYVYEAPVRVWHWINAACILVLAVTGYLIGSPLATQPGEASAHFVMGYIRFAHFSAGYVFAIGLLGRTYWALVGNHHARELFSVPVLSKAYWADFYIWLRYYLFAGPIPEPTFGHNPLSRFAMFFVFLLTSIFMVLTGFALYGEGSQMGSWQERMFGWVLPLLGQSQQVHTLHHFGMWVILIFIGLHVYAAVREEINGRLSLIGGMISGYKTFKK; translated from the coding sequence ATGACCCTTCAGACTGAAACCCCCATGGGCCTGCCGGAGTACGTTTACGAGGCACCGGTGCGCGTGTGGCATTGGATCAATGCCGCCTGCATTTTAGTGCTGGCGGTGACCGGGTATTTAATCGGCTCCCCACTGGCCACCCAACCGGGTGAAGCCAGCGCCCATTTCGTCATGGGCTACATCCGCTTCGCGCACTTTAGCGCCGGCTATGTGTTTGCCATTGGCCTGCTGGGCCGTACCTACTGGGCCTTGGTGGGCAATCATCACGCCCGCGAGCTGTTCTCGGTTCCGGTGCTGAGCAAAGCTTACTGGGCTGATTTCTACATCTGGCTGCGTTATTACCTGTTCGCCGGGCCGATCCCGGAGCCGACCTTCGGGCACAACCCGCTGTCGCGTTTCGCCATGTTTTTCGTGTTCCTGCTGACCTCGATATTCATGGTCCTGACCGGTTTCGCGCTGTATGGCGAAGGGTCGCAAATGGGCTCGTGGCAAGAACGGATGTTCGGCTGGGTGCTGCCGCTGCTGGGGCAATCCCAGCAAGTCCACACCCTGCACCACTTCGGTATGTGGGTGATCCTGATCTTCATAGGGCTGCACGTGTACGCCGCCGTCCGCGAAGAAATCAACGGTCGCCTCAGCCTGATCGGCGGGATGATCTCCGGCTACAAGACCTTCAAAAAATGA
- a CDS encoding nickel-dependent hydrogenase large subunit, protein MTAANNLSGLGGSLRIRPGQQPSIIGGRPLLAARLLRGQPPEAAAQRLPLLYSLCGQAHGLTAQLAVNAALQGEAQASWGASQALLAETRREHLRRIVLNWSPLLDPSAERCSPVELRAWDQAPEATMSLWLGGPVRAWLEHWEEDPQRTLLEWTSRKDHWLSRALAHCREDAQTMNLPVQALQLINDTPALHAVAESLSRCADFALRPEFNNQPRETGSWTRLGEPHPERYSTAWLRLGARVAELARLSLPDARAPALGALALDTGEALAWSETARGLLLHRVCLECHGDGVKISDYQIVAPTEWNMHPQGALSQALSSLPSDDPRSQRQAELLMAAFDPCIAFTMETGLKTDRTTTQEPSHA, encoded by the coding sequence ATGACAGCAGCCAACAACCTGTCGGGACTCGGCGGTTCACTCAGAATCCGACCGGGCCAGCAGCCGTCGATCATCGGTGGGCGCCCACTGCTGGCCGCCCGTTTACTGCGCGGCCAACCTCCTGAGGCCGCGGCTCAACGTCTGCCGTTGCTTTACAGCCTGTGCGGTCAGGCCCATGGGTTGACTGCGCAACTGGCCGTTAACGCGGCATTGCAGGGTGAAGCCCAAGCCAGTTGGGGCGCAAGCCAGGCGTTGTTGGCCGAGACTCGCCGTGAGCACCTACGGCGTATCGTGCTGAACTGGTCGCCGCTGCTTGACCCCAGCGCTGAACGCTGCTCGCCGGTTGAACTGCGGGCCTGGGATCAAGCGCCCGAAGCCACCATGAGTCTGTGGCTCGGCGGCCCGGTACGCGCATGGCTAGAACACTGGGAAGAAGATCCCCAACGCACGTTGCTGGAATGGACCTCGCGCAAGGACCACTGGCTAAGCCGCGCCCTCGCCCACTGCCGCGAAGACGCACAAACCATGAATTTACCGGTGCAGGCGCTGCAACTGATCAACGACACCCCAGCGCTGCACGCCGTGGCCGAGAGCCTGAGTCGTTGCGCCGATTTTGCCCTGCGCCCCGAATTCAACAACCAACCCCGTGAAACTGGCAGCTGGACACGATTGGGTGAGCCCCATCCCGAACGCTACAGCACCGCCTGGCTAAGACTGGGCGCGCGGGTCGCCGAACTGGCCCGACTGTCGCTGCCCGATGCCCGCGCCCCGGCGCTTGGCGCACTGGCCTTGGATACGGGCGAAGCCTTGGCCTGGAGCGAAACCGCTCGCGGTCTGTTGCTGCATCGGGTATGTCTGGAGTGTCACGGCGACGGCGTAAAGATCAGCGACTATCAAATCGTTGCGCCCACCGAATGGAACATGCACCCGCAGGGCGCTCTGTCCCAGGCGCTATCATCGTTACCCAGTGACGATCCACGCAGCCAGCGCCAGGCCGAGTTATTGATGGCGGCCTTCGATCCCTGCATCGCGTTTACGATGGAAACCGGGCTGAAAACAGACCGGACAACCACCCAGGAACCCAGCCATGCATGA
- a CDS encoding hydrogenase expression/formation protein: protein MAPQMYIPLVDLGPGSQVEEEVLEYISMPQGMYTHSAPILPEPEELDELPGARQALQDLLHRLYACNRGEATESLDLSGLEVGDRTLLDQLLGEGEVSIMLVVEPPLRIQESIFAGVWRLYGEGQDYVEVGAAPAQLRSVARNAAQPAAFDIRSALPMGVMNAPAILTEIEDQTQHWQPGSPAHVINLTLLPLSEQDIGFLDVCLPVGPVRALARGYGNCRISSTLIHNCWRVTYFNSQDALILDTIEITDLPEVICAAPEDLSDSLERFEDVIQWFEGQ, encoded by the coding sequence ATGGCCCCGCAAATGTATATTCCGCTGGTCGATCTCGGTCCCGGCTCCCAAGTGGAAGAGGAAGTCCTCGAATACATCAGCATGCCCCAAGGCATGTACACCCACAGCGCGCCGATACTGCCCGAGCCGGAAGAATTGGACGAATTGCCCGGCGCACGTCAGGCGTTGCAAGACCTTCTGCACCGGCTGTATGCCTGCAACCGCGGTGAAGCAACAGAAAGCCTCGATTTGAGCGGGCTTGAAGTCGGTGATCGCACGCTGCTGGATCAACTGCTCGGTGAAGGCGAAGTCAGCATCATGCTGGTCGTGGAACCGCCGTTGCGGATTCAGGAGTCGATCTTCGCTGGGGTCTGGCGCCTCTATGGTGAAGGCCAAGATTATGTCGAGGTCGGTGCCGCCCCCGCACAACTGCGCAGCGTTGCCCGTAACGCAGCCCAGCCAGCAGCCTTTGATATCCGGTCTGCGCTGCCGATGGGCGTGATGAACGCTCCGGCGATTCTCACCGAGATCGAAGACCAGACTCAGCACTGGCAACCCGGCAGCCCGGCCCATGTGATCAACCTGACGCTGCTGCCGTTGTCCGAGCAAGACATTGGTTTCCTCGACGTGTGTTTGCCGGTCGGCCCAGTGCGGGCATTGGCGCGTGGTTACGGCAATTGCCGGATCAGCAGCACCCTGATCCACAACTGCTGGCGCGTCACGTACTTCAATTCCCAGGATGCGCTCATTCTCGACACCATCGAGATCACCGACCTGCCAGAAGTGATCTGCGCAGCGCCGGAAGACCTCAGCGATTCGCTGGAACGTTTCGAAGATGTTATCCAATGGTTTGAAGGGCAGTGA
- a CDS encoding rubredoxin, whose translation MTDRPSFEGSYRGDSTRISDDTRLECKICWWVYDPKDGDPVWQIEPGTPFSALPDHWCCPNCDGAAEQFMVLNDAD comes from the coding sequence ATGACGGACAGACCCAGCTTTGAAGGCAGCTACCGAGGCGATTCCACTCGCATCAGCGATGACACTCGCCTGGAGTGCAAGATCTGCTGGTGGGTGTACGACCCGAAGGACGGTGATCCGGTGTGGCAAATTGAGCCCGGCACGCCGTTTTCCGCCTTGCCGGACCATTGGTGCTGCCCGAACTGCGACGGCGCCGCCGAGCAGTTCATGGTGCTCAATGACGCAGACTGA
- a CDS encoding HypC/HybG/HupF family hydrogenase formation chaperone — MCIGLPMQVVSANLGSSVCRDRHGRDRLIDTSLVGTCEVDDWLLIFLDAARERLDPQRAAEIDSTLVMLESAMFGNAPEPDTAPGFSLPSAMNAEQLATLLGQSPIAAAPVRPNLKEST; from the coding sequence ATGTGCATCGGACTGCCCATGCAAGTGGTAAGTGCCAACCTTGGCTCTTCCGTGTGCCGCGACCGCCACGGCCGGGACCGGCTCATTGACACCTCGCTGGTCGGCACCTGCGAGGTCGATGACTGGTTGCTGATCTTTCTCGACGCCGCCCGCGAACGCCTCGACCCACAGCGGGCGGCAGAAATCGACTCGACCCTGGTCATGCTTGAATCGGCCATGTTCGGCAACGCGCCGGAGCCGGACACCGCGCCCGGCTTCAGCCTGCCTTCAGCGATGAACGCTGAACAGCTCGCCACCCTGTTGGGCCAATCACCCATCGCTGCTGCGCCCGTGCGGCCCAACCTCAAGGAATCCACATGA
- a CDS encoding hydrogenase: MSESAAFMAPIPVTPAIPALITRLVEQFDASWIGCENLDAWLALGGNCLLLLCGDPVRHPESLDVAVVLPELRQEVSRRHGCTLRLGVVHRAEEEAIAARFALRRWPTLVWLRDGGYVTTIDGMHDWDEYLSLADKALAQSNARIPLFAETPGATGGCQ; this comes from the coding sequence ATGAGTGAATCCGCCGCTTTCATGGCGCCCATCCCTGTCACGCCGGCCATCCCTGCGCTGATCACGCGGCTGGTGGAGCAATTCGACGCCAGCTGGATTGGCTGCGAGAACCTCGACGCCTGGCTCGCCCTGGGCGGCAACTGTCTGTTGCTGCTGTGTGGCGACCCGGTGCGCCACCCTGAATCCCTGGACGTGGCGGTGGTCTTGCCCGAACTGCGCCAGGAAGTGTCCCGCCGCCACGGCTGCACCTTGCGGCTGGGTGTCGTTCATCGCGCGGAAGAAGAAGCCATCGCGGCACGTTTTGCCCTGCGCCGCTGGCCGACCTTGGTCTGGCTGCGCGACGGCGGTTACGTCACTACCATCGACGGCATGCACGACTGGGACGAATACCTGAGCCTGGCTGATAAAGCCTTGGCCCAGAGCAATGCCCGCATCCCCCTGTTCGCCGAAACGCCTGGCGCTACCGGTGGTTGCCAGTGA
- a CDS encoding HyaD/HybD family hydrogenase maturation endopeptidase, with product MKTSASPRPRITVLGIGNLLWADEGFGVRCVEALQQRYEFADNVALIDGGTQGLYLIQHVQEADYLLIFDAVDYNLTPGELKFVTDDEVPKFLGIKKLSLHQTGFQEVLMLAQLTGHFPQRVLLIGCQPEHMMDYGGSLRPVVRAAMEGALTEAVRVLETWRAEPRQRASPLTDEEAVTLPHLELDRYEGERPSAQNACRIGDERILARRV from the coding sequence ATGAAAACCTCAGCATCGCCCCGTCCACGCATCACCGTGTTGGGCATTGGCAATCTGCTGTGGGCCGATGAAGGCTTCGGCGTGCGCTGTGTCGAAGCGTTACAGCAACGCTATGAGTTCGCGGACAACGTCGCGCTGATCGATGGCGGCACCCAGGGTTTGTACTTGATCCAGCATGTGCAGGAAGCCGATTACCTGCTGATTTTCGATGCGGTCGATTACAACCTGACCCCCGGTGAGTTGAAGTTCGTCACCGACGATGAAGTGCCTAAATTTCTCGGCATCAAGAAGTTGAGCCTGCACCAGACCGGTTTTCAGGAGGTGCTGATGCTGGCCCAACTAACCGGTCATTTCCCGCAACGGGTGCTGCTGATCGGTTGCCAGCCGGAGCACATGATGGATTACGGCGGCAGCCTGCGGCCGGTCGTCAGGGCGGCCATGGAAGGCGCGTTGACCGAAGCGGTGCGGGTCCTGGAAACCTGGCGTGCCGAGCCGCGTCAACGCGCTTCGCCGCTCACCGATGAAGAGGCAGTGACCTTGCCGCACTTGGAGTTGGACCGCTACGAAGGCGAACGCCCTTCTGCGCAGAACGCTTGCCGGATCGGTGACGAACGCATTCTCGCCAGGCGCGTTTGA
- the hybE gene encoding [NiFe]-hydrogenase assembly chaperone HybE — translation MTQTELPDTAQLRGEELAAHFRDIADTRMRGLPFLNPVLEVEAVGFSTQIASEDASCGVLGILITPWFMNLMWLAPALSAPLAQGASREHLFGGQHLTFIGAVDEDFGTYESCSLFSPVFEFADQAAARATAEQVLLLLRGPVEEEKPQPHPALSRRSLLFGRLSGDLQ, via the coding sequence ATGACGCAGACTGAATTGCCCGACACAGCGCAGTTGCGCGGTGAGGAATTGGCCGCCCATTTCCGGGATATCGCCGACACTCGAATGCGCGGCCTGCCCTTTCTCAATCCGGTATTGGAGGTCGAGGCCGTCGGTTTTTCCACGCAGATTGCCAGTGAAGACGCGTCCTGCGGGGTGCTCGGGATTCTGATCACGCCCTGGTTCATGAACCTGATGTGGTTGGCCCCAGCCTTGAGTGCACCCTTGGCCCAAGGCGCCTCCCGTGAACATCTGTTCGGTGGCCAACACCTGACGTTCATTGGTGCAGTCGATGAAGACTTCGGCACCTACGAAAGCTGCTCGTTGTTTTCGCCAGTTTTTGAGTTCGCGGATCAAGCGGCCGCCCGTGCCACGGCCGAACAGGTGCTACTGCTGTTGCGCGGCCCCGTAGAAGAAGAGAAGCCGCAGCCGCATCCAGCGCTCAGTCGTCGGTCGCTGCTGTTCGGCCGCCTGTCCGGTGATCTGCAATGA